Sequence from the Miscanthus floridulus cultivar M001 chromosome 16, ASM1932011v1, whole genome shotgun sequence genome:
TAGCTCTAGCGGACAGCACCATGAAGTTCGTTCAGATTCGGGAGCCATGGCTACCCTCATTCAAATTTCAGATCGTCCATTTTCTCTGCATTAACTGGCTAAATTTGATACCCATGAAGCACATTTGTCCGGAAATTCAGACTCTTTACATTtggttctttttttttcctttcccaAAACAAATGTTTATCCAGCTTATATTGTTTCAAATAACCTCTTAAAGCATACGACTGAAACTGGATCACACTTGTGTTTGTGTGGCCTGAGTTACCAACATAGAACTAACGATTCTGCACGTCAGACCAACAAATCGTCTGTCATCTTCAAGCAGCGTCAGCGTCCCCTGTGGATTTCTTGTACTCTGGCTTGAGCTCATGCGTTCCCTGGTTTGGTCCTCGTTTATTATACACGCACAGATCGTTCAATATCTCCTTGAGGAATTGCTGCATAGAAACAAACATAAATAATAACCACATGAGCAGTTAGAGAACAATAAAAGAAATATCTGTAGTTGCAATCTGCATATCTTAGAAGCATTTCCCCACTGACATATCAGGGAAGAGACAAGGAAATACCTCTGGCTGGTCAGTTTCTTGCACTAGTGCCTTTAGGGCCCAATTGGGTTGCCTTTCAAAAAGCTTGAATATAATGTTTTCCATCTCCGTGCGATCCCTACGAGTTCTTTTGACATCAGATGGTTTCGCTGgtgcttgcttcttcttttcctgGCAAGCAAAAAGTTCAACAAGTCATAAGATGTTATAATTGGCAGTGCAAGTCAAAGAGACTGACAAGACATGATTGAGACCGACAATGTGATGGAAGACCTAGAAGGAGAGTAAAATTCAACACTGCAAACTTTTTCCCAAGCAGCGACCATATTTAGGTAACACAAAAAATGTTGATCTCTCATTAAAGACGACAGCAAAATGAATAATTTCAAATGTTAAGTGGAAGACAAAACTACCTTTGAACCAGAAGGTATGAGACCAACCCGGCCAGGCATTGGTCTCATGCTCATTCCGTGGTCATTGTCAAGTACCTACCAAGTGATCAGAAAGTGTCATATTGGTAAGCCACAATATACTTCAAAAATGGCATAATATGGTAAAATAATTCAACCGTCAAAGAACTCCACCTGCACTTGTCTAGATTTAACCATATATTTTTGTGTTCTTTCACGGCATAACTTTCCATAGTTCGCCAAATTATCACTGTGAGGTTCCATGTCAAACTTATGCTCTACTTTTCCTTCGCATGAAAGTTTCCCTGCAACAAATAGGGCACTATTGGATGAACCAAAACACCAattcaaaaagaaaagaaaagaaaaaactgcTGGGAAGTGGTAAGGTTCCTAGCTGGTTACAATCAGTAAACCTGCAAGCAAACAGTTACTAGTAACACCCACTGATGCCAGCTGGTTATTCAAAAAAGAATACTCCCTCTGGCTGTTTATATATCATGCTGCAGAATGATCACAGAAACATGATGTTTGGGCATTTGGCCTGTCCAAATTTGTCCCCACAAACTTGTATGCCAGCTCAGATTTCTACGTGGTTCTCCACATGAGGAAAGGCAAACAGGCATCTCGAACTTTCTCACGTCCCACACAAAAACTGACAGATTTCTCAAACGTCCACAGACAATACATGCCTGCAGACCAGCTGGTTCACAAAAGCTTCAGCTTAAGCAAGTGCTGCCCCTTGCACAAAATTGAAGTAGGGTAGGGCACACCGGGTCTTAGACTAAGGCAGAAATTACTCCATGGGGGAAAGAGGGAAATAGGCATCTGCCTATTGTAAGATTTCAATTTGGGCAGAGGAGATTGTGGATGGGCGGTGGCATGCAGATCTCAGGACGCCAGAGGAGGTCAACAACCATCAACAGCACGCAGTGCTTAGGAAAGGTGGATTCATGGCTGCATACAAGGGTGAGCAACTGTAGAATCATAGGTCATCAAGTGCTGGAGGCAACCGAAGCCCTAATTTGAAGGATTGTGCCTACGGACCATGGCAGTGGCGGTGTGTGTATGAGGGAGGTCGGAATCGACAGATCATGCTTGTAGGCCACAGAAGGGTGTGAAGGGAGGAAACCAATGGATCCTGGATGTAGACCAAGGCAGCGACGCTAGGTCGCGCATGGATGGaaggggggggagggggggggggggggcactgcATTGCTACAGTGTGACATTTATCTGCTGGGAAGGGTGACCGTCTGGGAGATTAGCTTTGTGAATAGATAATGGGGCAAAAGAGTAAAAAAACACTGTCCTTAATTTATTTCTACTAGGTTGTCGGGACTCGGGAAACGACATGTATTAGCAACCAAAGCAAGCATAATATAATAATTAAATGAGTCTGGAAAGTGGAAACCGTTGGCTCAGACAAGTTTAACCGTTTAAGGGAAACTTAAGATATGGCCTTATTTTCCTATCTCTTTCCAAATAACTTTCAGACAAGATAAGTCAATATGCACTAATTATGTGGAAGTTTCTTAGCATTAGCAAAAATTTCCCTATATTAACATAATATAGGAACCAAACCTACTGTGAATCAAATGATCTAGAATTCTAGAAGTATTGTGGTAAACAAATAACCATCAAACCACATTTATTTATGTCAGACATGTAATTGCACATATGCctaaccctaactgcacaaactTATTTCAGATGACTAAATCACtataatatactccctccatcccaaattataagacgttttggcttttctaggttcatagtttttgctatgcacttagatatacacaatgtctagatacataataaaaacaatgtatctagaaaagccaaaacatcttataatttggaatggagagagtaaaAGGTAATATAGAAACAGAGAGATTTTAATGAATTCCTATCCCACAAGAATGTTACAAGAATATAGCCAGAAATGTACAATGCTAAAACATATGAGGATATACTATTCTGATTGTACCAAACAAAATCACTGTGCTAAATAAAATGGCATCATTAGAACTAAGCATTAATGGATATCTGCCATGCAAGAACAAAGGCAAATCATGTCTGTCTCAGCAGTAAACTTGATTTCAATCATAGATAGAGAGGCGTGCATTTAATTTAAGCAATGTAAAGTTGACAAGCTGTGAATCTGGATCCTACCTTGGTTAGATTCGGAGAAAACACACATAGGCACGAAATCTTTGAACATATTCAAAGAGTAGCTCTTAGGTGTATTCCCAGTGTTAGTTTGAGCCAACTCCATCTTGAACTGTCATTGCAATAGCATGATTTAAGAATGATAGGCACCAAAAGCAGAGATGATgatatacatgaaacaaacacaCAATGAGCAGCATTAACCACCAAGGAATCCGATTACGGCATCTGCTCTTAAAATTAGTCACCTAACAATTTGCAATCGCTTTCAACAAAAACCGATGTGTGGTATGTAGCGTATGTAGACCACAGAAACTATGCAGTCAAATGAAATAAGTACACTTGCTTGCAGTCAAATGAAATATGCACACTTACTTTGGTTGAATATCAATTTAGTTTGTCCACAATAACAAGGGATTCTTCCTCTTGTTCTTACTGTGGTCCAATGAGTCTCTACCAGCCTGTTTCGTAAGTCTCTAGTCTCTACCAGCCTGTTTCATGAGTCTCTATCTACCAGCCTGTTTCGTGCCAAATATATTCAAAACCAGTCCTCGAATCTAGAAACAACTCCAATTCCTATGCACATTTTCTCCCCAACCCTTGGAGTAACTCAAACAGGTTCACAATTTGTTCGAGCATACGCCTTCAGTGTGGCAGCCAATTACAAAGACAGGAATTTCAAAAATTCCCCATCAGTTCGATCGAGGAGATTCTAGAATCTATAGCCGAAGCACGGGGAAGGGACCAGCGGGGTGGAGGGGATTGGGGGATACTTACCTGGAGCGTAGGCTCTTCGGGGCGCTCTTCGGGGGGCTCTTCTGGTCGGAGTAGGTCGAGGGAAAGGACGACCTTGGCGACGACGGGGTTGGCGTTGGCGGGGtcggaggaagaggtggaggcggcCTGCCAGGCGCGGGAGACGACCGGGGGGCATTTCATGAGCCACACGGAGCGGTCGGCCCGCGCCGTCTCCAGGTACTTGGCCTCCTCGGCCATCGTTCTTGCCGCCGCGGCGCGACTCCGATCCGCAAGGCTCTCGTGCTACTCCGGTTCGCACTGAAATCGGCGGCGCTAGGGCTCGGCGAGCGACGGACGATCTGACGCTGCGGAGGCACGGGGGATCCCCGAACACGGAGGCGTAATAAGGGGGGAGAAGAGAGGGCACGTTGCGACGCGGATAGCGTCGGTTCGGAGCGGAGGGCAGGTCAGGAGAGGCTTCCAACGGGCCCTTCCTGTCAGaactctattttctttttctggtCTCACTTGTCGGTAATgagacagtttttttttttttagactGACTTGGGACTATTTGGTTAGAGGCCTCCGAGACATCCTCCAGCCCATGCATCAATCTTAGCCCAAGGCTTTCAAAATTATATATGTCTCCATATATGATTTATGATTGGGCTCAAACCAAACAGGGTTTTAGGATTTACTTGGTTTTTATGCTAAGCATTATATATACTTGCTGAACCAGTAATGTATTTAGAGCTAATTTGGAAGCTCAAATCCTCTTGGATCCCTGACTTTTTTCAGAGTGGAAAATACATGGATAAATAATTTGAATAACAATTTAGTTTTTCATGGAGGGTTTTTTCCATCCCTGgatgtgcatccacctttcttccAAATTAGCCCTTAGTGTCAAGTGAACCTTTCTCATCATGATGACTTATATATGTGTGAGCCTACTGTCTTAGGAGAGCCAAATCGGCTCGCTCCAGCTAGCAAGTTCCTCATTGTCACCGCTGATGAGGCGAGGCAAGTTCAGCAAAGAAGCGAAAGAACCATTGTTACCCGACCTGCGGCATAATTGTATACTAGGGTGGAGATGGAACAAATACTGATACAGTTCAGATATCTATTTTTTGCCAGATACGAATACATATACAAATATTCTCGAGTGCGAATACAAAACAAATAAGTCAGATTCGAATTCACATTCGGATATCTACTCAATTTAGCTAATATTACGTATCTTCCTTTTTATTAATAGATTTGGAAGAACACAGTCATTATATGCAAATAAAGATTAAAGTAAAAGTATATAACACACATAGCACATCGTATTCATTGGCTTATACCTACATGCCCACGATTCAACATCTCGGACAATGGCATGCAGCACCTCTTGCAGGGAGTCCCTTCGCCCGTCGAAAACCATCCCGTTTCAGGAGATCCAGATCCTCCACAAAGATCACTAGCATCATGCCCATGCTCACCTCACCAACACTCAACAGTACCAAGGGTGACTAGCGTTTTTTCCATAGCGCGCGCTGCTGGCTGCGGCAGGTGTAGGAGCTCGGCGAGTCGGTGAGACGACGAGTGCACAGCTGCACAGTAGCAGTAGTGGCAACTGGCAACTGGCAACTGGGGAGCACAGGCACGGAGCCACGGACCCAGCAGCCTCGGCTACGATCTCAAGTACTAGTAGCAAGTAGCGTGAGTCTACGGATCAGAGAAGCACGTTAAGAAGCTTATAAAAATACACATCAGAACGCTTTTCCTTAAAAAGAATTAATACATACATCGGCATATGCTTCGGTATTGGTAGTATTATGGGAGTGCTCAGTTGCACTTCTAGAGCTAAGGCTACAGTTATGACAGCttgatttcaatttttcaatGGTGCTTGATGAGTGCTGGTGGTGCTTTTGCATTCACAGCGAGGTTACAGCAAGTACCACTAAGAATATAACTATGGGTTACATGCCACTTTTAGTGTTTCAAGTTTGACCAGGTTTCtagtaaataatatttatatttatgactctaaattaatttattatgaaaatacatttcgtaattaatctaatgataattatcttatattataaatatttatattttttatctataattggtcaaaggtGAGATAATAAAATATGGTACTGTTCCAAAATTGTAttcttttgggatggagggagtataatatACTGACCAAGAGAATCTGCTTCTGAATTGCCCTCGGGATCGAGCTAAGGGGGTGTTCGTCTACAGCGGCAGTGGCAGCGACAGCGGTTTGTTCTCACCCCATATGTTACTGTAGGTGCAGCCGCTACGGCTGCAGCTAAACACCCCCAAGATCTTTGGATCCAATTCGGACTAGATTCCGGACATGTGAGATGCCATCAACTCATCACATGCTTACTCCGTCCATTTGATAAGAATATATCAAAGCtttttataaatttagtaaaAGCAatagtgtcggggaccaatactagggtacccgaagagtagGGGCTAATAGTCATCAACATTAATTCGTCTGAGCAGTTAAGACGCGACTACGGCTCCAACTGGCCCCCAggtgcgcgggctccgcctcgaccAACCTCTGAGGAgcctctgggggcaggctccgcctcgcccgacgccgaggccatgggctccgcctcgcccgaccctgaggctacgatctccgcctcgcccaaccttgGGGGGCAGGCTTCGTCTCGCtcaaccccaaggtcatgggctccgcatcgcctgaccctgaggtcgcaggctccgcctcgcccgaccctaaggccacgaTCTCAGCCTCTCCCGGCCATGGagggcaggctccgtctcgcccaaccccaaggtcatgggctccgccttgcccgaccctaaggccgcaggctccacctcgcccgaccccgaggccgcgggctctgccttgccctacctcgaggtcgcgggctccgcctcacccaaccctgaggccacgggctctgcctcacccgaccctgaagtcacgggctccgcctcgcccggccctgAGACCGCGATcttcgcctcgtccgacctcggggggcaggctccgtctcacccgaccccaaggtcacgggctccgcctcacccgacctctgggggcaggctccgcctcgcccgaccccgaggccacgggcttcgcctcgcccgacgccaaggttgcgggctccgcctcgctgtaaggtcctaatggctagaggggggtgaatagcttaaaaaattctacaacaacacttaataaaccggttagacaattatgaggcgaagcaagtgttgcgctagcctactaaaaaagcaagccacctaccacaattctagtttatatagtttctatccacacaatagctatgacactacactaagttaatgtgctctcaaaggctaactaaagagccgcactaaccaaactaacaagctctcacaactagctacactaaagagcttgacaactagtttgcggtaaagtaaagagagtgagcaatttatttataccgtcgtgtcgagaAAGGAgcaaatcaatcacaagaatgaataccaatgaagaccaatcacctcggaatcaaataacgaacacaatgattttttaccgaggttcacttgcttgccggcaagctactcct
This genomic interval carries:
- the LOC136512257 gene encoding uncharacterized protein; the protein is MAEEAKYLETARADRSVWLMKCPPVVSRAWQAASTSSSDPANANPVVAKVVLSLDLLRPEEPPEERPEEPTLQFKMELAQTNTGNTPKSYSLNMFKDFVPMCVFSESNQGKLSCEGKVEHKFDMEPHSDNLANYGKLCRERTQKYMVKSRQVQVLDNDHGMSMRPMPGRVGLIPSGSKEKKKQAPAKPSDVKRTRRDRTEMENIIFKLFERQPNWALKALVQETDQPEQFLKEILNDLCVYNKRGPNQGTHELKPEYKKSTGDADAA